CTGAGATGAACTTGGAAAAATAAACGCAGAAGGGTAAGAGAATACCAAGCCCATGCTTTATAACAAAATAGACTGATAGTTTGATTAAAATATAGAGTTTTCTAAGAAGAGGAAAAAACATGCCTTTTATATTTCATATGCTACCATTATTCAAATCATTTGTATGATTGAAAATTTATGTTGATTcttcttaataataattattattattatcattatttttattcatataaattTCTTAATGAGTATGAACGGCATATATTAGTCAGTATTTACAAAAAAGGTGTATTTAAAAATTAGTAATCCATTCCTAATTAATGTGttgcaaaactatttatttatttatttatttagttagttagttagttagttagttagttagttagttagttatttagttagttagttagttagttagttagttagttagttagttagctagttacactgaaaaataataatcattagatTCACTAAATTACATGTTTTTAAGGtaatttgcaaacaatttaaatgggctgaatttaaacaaattaagttgaacttcactaaatttaatttgattttaatttcagtgtagttagttagttagttagttagttagttagtcagtcagttagttaaaTCTGTAACTATAGCACATATataggacattctaccagaaacgtacattttcattaataaaaaaatgtgacagggtctgacttaagcttgtcgtcctcaaaaaCATCATACAAAATCAAGCTTAAAACCATGCAAGTCAATGATCgaatgcatccttgatcactgtcagcttctcctccatcaaaGGATGTCACTTTCTTTTGAGTCATATAAATTTGTATTGCATGCAATATATTTAATCAGTTGTTTTAATCACaagttttatttttctaaataacagtttttagcagaacaaaactattaaagctttAGATTCAGTTGGGCTGAGAACAAGTACAATGACAGAGTTCgtaaatttgtaaagtgtttttaataaagaaaaaaaagtctgagaaccaaatgaatgacatattcctttacagaacaactcacagataTCAATCATCAGTCCATCTTACAAATTATTGGgctgaaatactttttattcactgtatttatgttttgtatttcagggacagataatgtacatttctggtagaatgtcccatattaGCACAGAATATTTCCATAAGTATTGCACAGGAAAAAAGATCCAGTTGCTAGATACAACTTTCTAAAGAATCAACATAGTcataaatgaaacatttattgaagctctctggaaaaaaaatacagggatccacacaatttattcatgttgccccaacacaaattgactccaattaacaaattaactaaaaactaatttaagtgaattgaacataaaacaattaggttggcGCAAAAAAAAGGGgaaatgtgttgttttagctcattataaattatagtttgaacaagtagcaaaatcATTTTTATGAGGGTTTatctgcaaaatgtaaacataaacaacaaaaatagcaTTCAAAAATAAAGTTCGAATTTTTCACTAACATTATAAACTGCATTTAGTATTAAGTAACCAATACTTTAATTCATAATTGCATAAAAACATGACATCTTGTCCTGaccaagtacagttgaagtcagaaaccccccattgaattattttttcttttttaaatatttcccaaattatgtttaatagagcagggaaattttaacagtatttcctataatattgtttcctctgcagaaagtgttatttgtttaatttcagctggaataaaaacagtttttaatttttttaaaaacattttaaggtcaaaattattagcccctttaagcataatttttttcaatagtctacagaacagaccagcattatacaataacttgcctaattaccctaacctgcctagttaacctaattaacctaatttagcctttaaatgtcactttaagctgtatagaaatgtcttgaaaaatatctaggtaaatatgtactgtcatcatggcaaacataaaataaatcagttattagaaatgagttattaaagctattatgtttggaattgtgttgaaaaaatctctccgttaaacagaaattagggaaaaaataaacggtggctaataattcaggggggctaataattgtattCATGTGTATCTAGGCCCATAGAAAAGCTGTATAAGTGCTCCCTCTGCTGTCGCTTACATGAATGTTCGCCAAAGACTGTGACGTCTTTCCGGGTCGAAGTTGATTCTCTTCTATCCACATGTGATTCACGTGTTTACATGGAGAGTTGTGTTCGGTGCGTTATATTGGCAACACTGAAATAGGCAAACATTGACTTCGTACTCCTATAGTTAAAACTAGAGTACAGACATGTCGGACAGTGAAGAAGAACCTCATGAACGGACTTCAGGAGAACAGAAAAGAGGTTTGTGCTAAGTAGCTGAACTGTGTTTAGTCTCTTCGCCACTACACTTGAGTTCGTATTTGTCAAATACCTTGACTTTGTGTAactttctttatatatttttttttacagattcaaAGTACCAGTGTCCGGCTGAGTTTACATCCTTTTTGTATGACTCCTCTGTAAATGCATTATCGGACGTAGATAAACAGCAGTTATGGTTCATCAAAGCTCCAGCTCGTTTTGATCCTGAATGGTACAAAATACCCAGCAAATAAACtttgttaatttaattcatattaattttaatatagaCTACGTGCTTGACAGTGGATTAAACTACATAGTTCGTGTGTAagaataatttagttttaatttaggtAATACTTTGccacaacaacaaaacatgaaTAGTGGTgtagtaatttttaaaaaaatgtatctgcttgtttattttacagggacaatacacttgacattgttatacaaagaTAACCGATGTTGCGTACATGGGGCATAAAGCATAAAGCTAATTTGTAGCCCTCGTCCCTGGTTAggtattgcattaaaaaaacaatcaagaatacaacacaatacagcaaATGTGTACAATATATACAGAGCCACAAACATAAAATGCAAGTTGATTTTCATAAAGAGAAATGTAAACGAGACCAACCTGAAAGAAAAATACTTAATGCTCACATTTCTGTAAAGATTTCAACCATTctttcagctttacagaaaaaactGGGAGTTCTGATTGTAGCTTTAAATGAACAGGCATAACATTCCATAGATGTGAACCTTTCACTGAAAAGAATGACTGACCCACAGCGGTTCAGCATCTGGGGATTCTACAATTCCCGCTTACTGCCCCTCTAGTCTTCGCCCCATCACTGCTGAATTTATGTACCAACTCGCAGACTATTTTAGGGGCAAGACCGTGTATACacatggtttttaaaaacaaaaacttttaaaaaaactatcaaaccttaacaaatcatattttttaagaatttgaCAATGGTGccattttattgttttctgatccattacttttaaagtttgtttatAAAGAGACATTACAGGCTTATCAACTGACTGGGTTGCTTGACCCAATATTATTGCACAATAAGACATACGTGATAATATCATAGCATGatgtgtaaactaaacattactgaGCAATTCCGTGCAAATGTCAAACTTGCCATGAAAagaattaagttttcaccaataTACGTAAATCGTTTCTAGGTTTtatttgtgtaagcaagtattttacagtactttagaaatactctaAAATGCATCTGTTAATGTAGGCCAAAAaccattatatttgatttaccaaagtcgcacaagtggcaatttcacatctgtcacatccataacggagagatgtcacatccataacgacactttttccttctaaatgtgaaaatattaaatgaaataaaaccaatcatttttgttttatagtgagccactcttatccttttgattatcattgtttcttttgggttgtgcagtttaaattcacagaatttctacacagcatgttgtatactgtaaacccgcagacttttttgtcacatccatacagcatgtttattttcctcattaaaaGTACAAATGTAAAGTACATGCTTACAGATTGATATGTTTCTTGTCCCGTAactgtggtcagttgttctggaaaatataaacaaaagttttagtaaaatgttaacgtatactttcTATGCGAATTTATCtattgagtttttactgcagatgtcacatccataacgctggaattgctgtactttattatgaattaatgatgagttaatgcaagCGCtgatcatgaactaactttaactacaacatgagtcccataagttcatgtgtaaataatggctactttaattacttgttagtccatgttgtttgttcattaatgtattatatatatgtttatgcttaatttaaccatcgtGAACTCATGACTATATCATGACTTAACTTGTAGGGGTACGTCcccattaacccattcttaactactcatgaactccttatgcacatccaactagtgtgtttacattgaataacaaaagaaaagtgttctgtcGACATAAACAGTtcaaacacaggagttcatgagtagttgaGGATGAGTTAACAGTGATGTGTttctccaagtaaagtcatgacataattatacattaacagctcaaaTTGGTTACATTTAACTTaagcttaaatgttaattaatacattaaataacatgaactaacaagtaaTTCAGGTAGCCGTTTTTCACACATGAattcatgtgactcatgttgtagttaaagttagttcatgattagcgcacacCTTAActaatcattaattcataattttttttagtttacatattaatacatcactattcatgtactgttattgtaaagtggtaCCTTAATTTATgatgttaaaggggtagttcactcaactAATaatgcactcactatttactaaccCTAAAGTAGTTATAAACTacttaagagtttctttcttacgttgaacacaaaagatgataattTGAAGACAGTTTAaattgtagccattgactttatTGCAAGAAATGCAAATACTGTGGGAGTCAATAGTTGCAGGTTTTACAAGTGACAAGAGAGCAAAGGATGACAGAATGTTtagatttgggtgaactatgcctttaaattgtTTATGTACTGTAGTTTGTATTTGTTGCATAAAGGTTtcagtattattaattaattttatatatatatatattatcattaatatgatAGTTTATACACCTGTTAGCATTCTTATTCTTGTAATATATCCACAGTTTAATATATAGTCTGTTAGAAATAAGTTTGATTGAAGAGTTCTACATAATTTACTGTTATTAGAACTGTAAGTTTAAGGACAttgtataatatatttgtatCGATTTCTACACTAAAATaataaagtacattttcattttatttagcaggtgcttttaataacattaataatggtaatagtaattacacaattgaattgaattaagaaATAATGTATTTTGCATAGTTTGAAACTGTGTTTTAATTGTAATTAGTTATTGGTATTGAAAAATACAATACGTACATTGATATTAATAATACGAATATGGTTATTtaggattatattattattattattattattattatattatggttATTTATGGTTATGAGATCAGCCAACTTTAttacaacaataaaatatttatgtgAAGTTATCCTatgttatattacaatatattaattaatattaattataattaaaatataatatataaattaataataaaataaatatttgaatattttttataataatattttgtgttatgctttaaaatgtttcataTGCTAGATAGAACtagaaaaatatgtatttttgttctatgtatatatatatatttatttatttatatatatatatactgttaaatgttttaagattttatttatctTCTAATTACTGTGTTATATCCTCCACAGCTTTGATAATCTCACACTTCCTTTATCAGGACTGGAAATGGTCCAGTCTAATGGTAACAGCCCTCAGATCTACAGTGTTGTTAGTGGCGGGACAACGCCATCAGACCTCCATCTTCTCATTTCCAAAGGGGAAAATCAGAAGCTTTCTCTCTGCTCCTCCGGCTTCAGCGGTGTCCTGAAGATCTCAGAGAGCTATGGAAACTGTGGTGAAACTCAGGGCCCGATCCCTGTACCGGCCGCTCCAGCTCCACGCATCCCAGATGGTCTTAAACAGCGTTTCCATCCTTTCGGTGGTTCAGCTGGAGCTCGCATACAAAAAGAAGCCACTTTTGCTTCTCCAACTCCACCCCAAAAAACGAGACAGGATCTGGGTGATGGAGAGGAgccaaaaaagaagaagaaaaagaaagacaagAGACAGGAGGAGGGGGACAGTCAAGATGTTCTTATCAAGCAAGAAGAAACACAAATTGAATGTGATCAGTTAGAGATATCTGAACTTATGAAGGAAGAGCTGACGGAGGAGAAGAGGAGGAAAAAGAAAAAGGTGAAGAAAGAGAAGGAAAGAGAGAGTCTAGATATGGTTGATGCAAGTTTATTATTGAAAACGGAGCAGCTGGATCCTTCTCATGATGACACTGAAGTAACCccgaagaagaagaaaaagaaaagtagtCGAAATGAGTAGACTGCTAAcagaacttaaaatgttttaatcactttttttgtcatgtttacaaatataaatgaatttaCCTGTCAAAAAAACTGCTGAGAATCAGTCATTTCTTACTGATTGTGTTTTTGTAAAATGGTTCAAATTTTCTATGTAATCAGGGTTATTTTAGTTGACCATAAAAACCACATAATTTTACTTTATGGAAAaccataataaatatatgtaaaattattTTGTCTATCTGCTAAGGAAATATTTTTATGTAGCttaataaaatgaatgtaaaaaaaaaagctaaattccacacaatcgatttgagttAGGACAGcaggaaggaattaagttaactcattagtttttacaaattgaaaaggattgaacttaaaacaattaagttcaatcaaaaaaaaaacaacaacaaaaaactcaataatttggttgtttcagctcatttgaaatgtGAAGGCATAAAACCTACATATTTCAGGtaattaaacttaataaaaagGCAGCAATACAAATTAATAAGACTAtgagttaataaataattatgagtGTAATGTTAGAAacttcataaataaaaatgttttcaatagaaaatatttttaatggtaaaaaatcattttattgctaataatgcaaataaatccaaatgtgttcatccaacagataaataaacatgctgtgctatgtagaataaaaaaattaattgagccaagtactgaggaaatatagccactattaaaagatttaaattaattgtgtattGTCATGCCTGTTGGTGTGGTTAGTCTATTTTTAAGCtctattttattcatttctcgCCCATCATTTAACAGTGACTTAAGTCAAATGCAGTGAGCAGACTTCCTGTTAACTAAGGATAACACAGCaggataatatacattttaaaaccctAAAAATAGAAGATAGAAaagcaaaatgcaaaactacCATGGAGCTATCAAATATGGAAGGTGGAGCACTTCGGTGCCTCAAACGTTGAGGTAAATCTATTGTTGTTAAAGTGTCTAAAAGGCAACAATATAGTCAAGCTAAACCAGttgaatattgtattattttatctttttagtcagggaatttgatatttggcttaaAGTGGGAACCTTGTATTTAAGAGGTgtcaaaaaaatctttatttttctttttggttttttCATAAATGCAGGTTTTAAATTTCAGGAGAATAATTTTTCCCGCGTTTGTGCAGTACTGCTTGTTGACCGGTGGGCGGCGGTAGATCTCCCTCTGCTGGCTGCTGCTTCTGCACTGAGGTATGGTCATGTTTTCTAATGAGCAGCGGCGCGTTTGCCGCCTGCAGATTCGCTTTTATCGCTCCTCCCACTGCGCACATGCAGGTGAATACACCATGATAGAATCCACTGGATCACATGAGGAATTTCATAAAGGCGCTGCGTTTTATGTTGATCAGGTATATAAAGTGCTGCTTATATCTATCTCATTCTCGAGTGTAACATTGCATTTCCGCTGCACGTCCACGTGTGTCGTTTTCAAATGCGCACCTGTTTACAGCACCCACACTAGCATTTATTTTCTGATTTTGAGTCACAGAAAGACACCATCTGTGGTTTTTATCAGGTATCACGTCCCTGCTGTTTGTTGATCTTTTATGAACTTATCTACCATATTTTGAACATGAATGAGTGAAGTCCAAACTTTTCTATTTACTTTGCTCAAAATAAGTGCCACAGTTAACACGCCCGCCATAACAGTCAAGTTGTATAGCCGTCTTTGTCATGTTGTATTGCGGTAGTTTAGTAGTATCAACAGCGAATTCTTCCCTTATGATAAATTAGCCATATTTgactaataaatgtaaaaaaaaacttattgtaTTTACAACCGTTGGAATCTCAAACTATTATATGTGCTAATCACTTAGCCAGAAACATAGTTACCACACTTTTGCTCTAATAAAACATTGTTAATTTTGTTAAGAGGCTGCGAATATAGCATATTCTTATGCAATATCTATGGTTGCAATGTGCCAGATGGCTTATGCTGTGTTTAAAGTCCTTATGAAACAAATAGTTTTTCTCAGCAGCCATCAAATTTGgacatttaatatatttcaatGTTTCAGTCATGCAAGCATCTCTGAATGAGGAAACACTTTTCACACCAGAGCAACACCACATGTGCAGTGTTAGAGGTGTGTTCACCCATATCGAGATTACATTAATTAGGAGATTCCAGCATCAACGCCTTCACCAAATAGTGAATGGACCTTTTATTTAGAGAGTGGGACTATTCTGCCATACTACAAGTTGATCTTTTGCTGCGTTCATGTCATGCCTACTTATTATCATTTTGCGAAGACAAGGCATTATGTTCTATGAACTGTCCACAAACTTGGAATTGTGTGTTTCTATGAAACTCTGTCAGTGCGTAATAAATTCTGTGTTCACACCATATCAAAATGGACTTAAAGGGGCAGCTGTGACCTAATGGTTAGAGAGGTTTAATACGCTTATTTCATTcgccaaaacaaaaaaacgaaagcgaggctgcggtgagaAGGATTAGCACtataaacattgcaacaacatgctaaGGACTACAAACCTCCTGCTGTTTCTGCGATTTCAAGATGCAGATATGAtgtaaacattactttaatattattcagttaagtttaattcatacaattaaaagcatattaggcatcaaggTAAATCACAGTCTCTAAGAGTAATaggcttaagtgtcctcctaggcttcagttcatgggaCCAGGTAAACACTGTGAGGACGCTTCCTTGCTTTCATGTAACTTAGTAAAGGGTAAAACAATGCAGTCTTCTGTAGCACACCcacgtgttgtctgtaatagtgctgtcccggtactgaaattttaaaaatgtccatttc
This genomic interval from Danio aesculapii chromosome 15, fDanAes4.1, whole genome shotgun sequence contains the following:
- the polr1g gene encoding CD3e molecule, epsilon associated protein, giving the protein MSDSEEEPHERTSGEQKRDSKYQCPAEFTSFLYDSSVNALSDVDKQQLWFIKAPARFDPECFDNLTLPLSGLEMVQSNGNSPQIYSVVSGGTTPSDLHLLISKGENQKLSLCSSGFSGVLKISESYGNCGETQGPIPVPAAPAPRIPDGLKQRFHPFGGSAGARIQKEATFASPTPPQKTRQDLGDGEEPKKKKKKKDKRQEEGDSQDVLIKQEETQIECDQLEISELMKEELTEEKRRKKKKVKKEKERESLDMVDASLLLKTEQLDPSHDDTEVTPKKKKKKSSRNE